The genomic interval CATCCTGGATGCGCATTTTCGGCTGCGGCCCGGCTTTCCCCGCGATCTTCCCTTCGTCATCCGTGAGACCGCGCGCAAGTTCCAGCATAGCATTGCCGAAGTCACGGTCTGGGAGCGTCTGCCGGGATGAGCGTGGACGCGCTGGACGATTTCGATCGCATCTGGGATCGCCACGGGACGGGCTCGCTGAAGTGGGATGGGGCCAAAGCGCGCTTTGGAGCCGAGGTCTTGCCCATGTGGGTTGCGGACATGGACCTGCCCACGGCACCGGTGGTGCTCGAGGCCCTGCGCCGCCGTTTGCAGCACCCCATCCTCGGTTATCCTTGGCTGGATCACGAGTATCGCATGGCAGCCTGCCAGTGGATGGCGCAACGGCATGGTTGGGGGCCGGAAGTCGGACACACTCAGGTGGCCAGCGGCGTGGTGCCGGCGCTGTTCGCCGCCGTGCGCGCCCTGACTGCGCCCGGCGACACCGTCCTGACCCTGACCCCCGTCTATCCGCCCTTCTTGCAGGCCGTGCGCAGCAATGGTCGGGCGCTGCGGACCCTCACACTGGAGTGTGACGCCGAAGGCGTCTATCGCATCCCTTGGGAGCAACTCGACGATGCCCTGGCGGGAACGCGGCTGCTCCTGCTCTGTTCGCCCCACAATCCCGTCGGACGGGTATGGACCAGCGAGGAGTTGTCGCGTTTGGTGGCGCTCTGCCGCGGTCACGGCGTACGCGTAGTCAGCGACGAGATTCACGCCGACCTCAGCGAGCTGCCGCATACCCCCCTGTCCGCGCTCATGCCCGAAGCCGTGCTCCTCAGCGCCCCGGGCAAGGCCTTCAACATGGCGGGACTTGGCGGTGCCGTCATCGCTTGCGGTGACGCCGAAGCATACCGTCTCCTGCGCGAGGAGCTAGAGCGTTCCCAGTGCCAACACGCCACCACACCCGGGCTGGTAGCGGGCATTGCCGCGTGGCGCGACGGGGCCCAGTGGCTGGACCGGGTACGCGCCTACCTGCGGGGCAATGCCCTCGCCCTTGCCCAGCGCATCGCTCGGGACATGCCGGCCTTGGCCTTCCGGCCACCGGAATTTGGTTACCTAGCCTGGCTCGACCTGCGGCGCTGTGGCCAGGACGATCAACGCATCGACGCGGTGCTGCGTGAGGTGGGCCTTGGGCTCAATGCCGGCGCCGATTTTGGTCCCGGTGGTGCAGGCTTCCGACGTCTCAATTTTGGCTGTCCGCGCCCGCTTCTGGAGGCCGGTCTCGACCGTCTGCAGCGGGCATTGGCCCACCTGTCGCCGCCGGCCTGATGGCGGCCGGCACCGGCAAGACCTGCTCCCGCGCCAGCCATTCCAGGGTTGTAGCCAGCGCCCCACGCTGGCTGCGCAGCCAGCTCGCGGCTCGCTCCCCAGCCTCTGCCCGCAATTGCGGCTCGCGCAGCAAAGCAGCGATCTGGGTGCGTAGGTCCTGCGCCCCCGCAACCGGAAAGGCCGCCCGTGCCGCCACCAGAGCCTCGGCCACGGCGGCAAAATTGTCCATGTGCGGACCAAAGATCGGCGCTCGACCCAGGATCGCTGCCTCGATGGGATTGTGTCCACCTACCGCCACGAAACTGCCGCCGATGGTGACGACATCGGCTGCGGCGTAAAAATCCAGAACCTCACCCAGGGTGTCGATGAGAAAAATGGCCCGCTCCCCGACCTGTGGTGTCTCGGCGCGGGAACGGCGCCGACAGGGGCAGCCGGCAGCACGGATCTCGGCACATACGGCGTCGCCGCGTTCGGGGTGGCGGGGTATGAGGACGAGCAGCAGGTCCGGAAAGTCCGCCCATAGCTCCTTGAGTACGCCGAGGGCAAGGGCCTCCTCGCCAACGTGGGTGGAGGCGAATACCCACAGGGGACGACCGCCCAGTTGGAGGTGCCACGCCTGCCCTGCGGCCCGAGCCGCCTGTGGGTCCGGAAGGTCGGTTTTGATCTGCCCCAGGACCGCTACCCGCTCCGCCCCGAGCCTGGCGAAGGCGGCGGCGTCCCGGTCGGTCTGGGCCGCGATCGGCAGGTCGCGCAACAACGGCGCAAAAAGGCCGCGGAAGCGCCCATAACCCCGTTGCGAGGATGCCGACAGACGGGCGTTCAGCAGGGCCATGGGAATCTGCCGACGGCGGGCGACACGGTAGAGGTTGGGCCAGATTTCCGTCTCCAGGAAAATTCCGGCACAGGGGTCCTGGCGCCTGAGGAATCGTCCCACGGCTCCGGGAAGATCGTAGGGGAGGTAGAAATTGGTGACTTCCCTTCCCAGGTGGCGACGGATGGTGGCAGCACCCGTGGGCGTGGTGCTGGTGACCACCAGAGGCTGCTCCGGATATCGCTCCCGCAGGGCGCGCAGGAGGGGTAGCGCGGCCATGCTCTCGCCCACACTCACGGCGTGTACCCAGATGGGTCGCCGCCCAGATCTGCGGGGGATCCAACCGAAACGCTCGCGCCAGCGATCCCGATAGGCAGGCCGGCGCCAGAGCTTCCAGAGGGTATACAGCCACACCAGGGGCGTCAGCAAAATGGTGAGCAGCCAGTAGAGCCGGGCCATCATTCGCGCCGCAGCAGGCGATCCGTGAGCCAGTCCAGGCGATACCAGGGGCGAAAACTCGCCAGGATGGCCTCTCGGTCGTAATCCTCGGCAATCCAGCGGCGCAGATCAAAGTGCGCATCCTGCAGCGCCTGCCGCCGGGCGACCGTAAAGAACCAGTCGAGGATACCGGTATTGGCGTGGCGGATGTGTCCATAGGGCCATATACGCAGCTGAGCGCTGGCCTCTTCCAGACTTTGGCCCAGTTGCAGATGGGAGTAGAGCACACTCATGAAACCGGCTCGGTCGGCACCGGACTTGCAGTGCATGAGGAAGGGACGGGGCAGTCGCTCCAGGGTCTCGATGGCCTCCAGGAACTGCTCCCGCCGCGGTAGATCCCGGGAACCGATGCCGTGGAGGAGTACGTGCTCCATCCCCAGGGCATCGCAAACCTCCTGCTCCAACTGGAATTGCGGTTCGTGGGCGGCCGGCGCACGCAGGTTGAGAACGGCACGCAGACCGTAACGCCGATGCCAGCGGCGCAACTGGTACGGCGCGGGCTGAGCGGAACGGTAGGCGCCCATGCCCACCTCGTGGAAGTTGACATAGAGGAGTTCACGGAAGACGCCGTGATCGTTCCAGAACTGGTGCCTGCGATATTGCTGCCGTTCCTTGGCTGAAAGCAGGATGGGCGGCGGAGGCGGCATGGGATCAGTCCTCGAGAAGCGGCGTCAGCGCCGCCAACACGCTTTCCGGTGCGATGGCGCTCATGCAGGCTGCGTAGGGAGCGGGCAACGCGCATCGCAGGCGACTGCAGGACGGAGCACAGGATCGCGGGCTGTGCAAAACCAACTGCCGTGGCGCATACGGACTCTGCTCGTCGGCCGTTGGCCCGTAGAGGGTAACGCCGCGCAGGTCCACCGCCGAGGCCAGGTAGGAAAAGCCCGTATCCACCCCCACAAAGGCCCGTCCCAGGGGGAGCAGTGCCAGGATGTCCGCCACCGCCAGAGCGGGCAGCAGCCGGACATTGGCACACCGATGGGACAAGGCCGTAACGCGATCCCGCTCGGCGACATTGCCCGCCGGCATCAAAAGATTGAGGCCCCGCGATGCCAAGGACCCGGCCAAGGCTGCCCAGTGTTCCTGGGGCCAGAGCTTATTGGCCCGTGCCGAACCGTGGAAGCCCCAGACGAAGGGTCGGCAGGCCTCCACCAAGGCGCGTTCGCGGCTTGCTGGCGGCACCCGCAAGCGGGCCTCGGGTCGCCCTTGCGGCTTGGCATACCCAAGCAGATCCGCAAAGAGATACCGGTTGCGCTCCGTGGCCGGGAGATCCCAGGATACCGTGGCGGTGCGATGGTACGCTCGGCAAGCCAGAGGCTCACGGGCACTGTGGCGGTCGAGGCCAAAAACGGGTACGCCAGGCAGGCGGGCGAGCAATGCGCTTTTCACGAGACCTTGGCTGTCCAGCACGCCCGCGTACCCTTGCCTGCGCAGTTCCCTGCGTAATGCCTGGATGGCCTGCGGTGCTCGCCACCAGTGTCTTTTCAGGTCGCGCAGGGAAAAGGGCCAGACCCGGCGCACAAAAGGATGCAGAGCGGCAATGGGGGCATAGGCAGGTTCCAGCAGCCAGTGCAGTTCCCAGTCCGGATGCGCAAGGGAGAGATCCGTCACCGCCGGCAGGGTGTGCAGGACATCCCCCAAAGAACTGGTCTTCACGAGCAGCAGCTTCATGGCTGCTCCCGCTGCATCTCGTAGGCGATGGCATATTTCATGAAGGATCCCAGAGCCGTGGTCCAGGCGATGGCGGCGCCATCGACACCGTCCAGAAAGCCCAGGCGCAGCACATAGCTGCGCAGAAAGGCGGCGACGGCGTGGTTCATGGCCATCCGGGAGCCGATGGGGCGACCGCGCCGATACAATTGCTCGGCATTGAGGCGCCCATACCGCGCCAATTTGGTCAGCATGTCGGCATAGGAAGCAAAGGTGTAGTGATCCAAGTGCAGACCCGGCAAGCGTTGCCCAGGCGCGGCACACCGCCAGGACTCGTGAACGAGGTCGCCGGCGTCGTAGTGACCACGACGCCGATCCAGCAGGCGCAGCACCCAGTCCTCACCCCAGTCACCGTGGCGGATGGCCCGTCTGCCGATGTAACTGCGTCGGCGCAGGGCATAGGCAGCAGCGTCCAAAGGACGCTCGAGGAGCGCGCGAATGCGTGCGCCGCCCTCAGGACGTAGCACCTCGTCGCCATCGATGACGAGGACCCAATCGGTTTTTGCCTGCTCGACGGCGTATTGCCGCTGTGCCCCAAAGCCAGGCCAGGGGCGCTGGTAGATCCGCGCACCGGCTGCCTCGGCCAGGGTCAGGGTGTCGTCACGGGAGCCCGAGTCGACGACGACGATGTCCTCCACCAGATCGACGACACTGGCCAGGGAAGCGCGAAAATACGCGCCGGCATCCTTGGTGATATATACCGCCGAGAGTTTTACCTTGTTCATGCAGCCAACCTCGGGCACTTGTCCGGAAGACCGAGATGCGTCGGCCGACCGCGCAGGTGCCAGGCCAGGAGCCGCCCGTACACGCGAAACCGCTGTCGCGCCGAGTGCAGGGTACCGAGACTCGCCAACATGAGGATACCTTGAGCCAGCCAGTCTACGGCGGTGCGCAGGGGCAACCAGAGTCCCAGGAAGACCCAGGCCCCAAAACCCTCCACCTTGCGCGCGTAGGTGAGGCGAGAACGATGGAACTCGATCCGCGCTGCCGCCTCGAAGCGCTTGGCCGTCGCGCCCAGGTGATGACGCACCGACGCCCCGGGGCAGAACCATACCTGCCAGCCGCGTCGCCAGGCACGTTCACACCATTCGGTCTCTTCCAAATAGAAAAAAAAGTCCTCATCCAGGGGCCCGATAGCCTCCAGAGCACTGCGGCGCAGGGCCATGGCGGCACCGATGACGCTGGCAACGCTGCGATCCTCCCGCACCTGTGCCAAGCGCCCACCAAAATGCCCTGGTGCCAGACGCTTCAGCAGGGATCTCGGCAGAATCTCCCGCCACCACCGCGGCCAGGGAGCAGCGACGTTCTGGGGCTTGCCCGCGGCATCGACGAGGCGCGGCGCGATCACCGCCGCCTGGGGATGGGCGGTAAAACAGGCAGAGAGAGCCGACAGGGCTCCGGGAAGGAGTTCGGCATCGTTGTTCAGGATCAGGACGTGGCGCTCCCGAACCCGACGCAGGCCCTGATTCACGGCACGCGCAAAACCGGCATTGCACGGGTTACCCAGCCAGACCACACCCGGGAACTCCTCACGCACCAGTGCACGCGAGGCATCCCGACTACCATTGTCCACTACGACGCACGATGCCGCCGCAACACCCTGCGCCAGGCAGGATCGCAGAGCGGCCCCGAGCACGCCGGCACCGTTGTAATTGACCACGATGACGCCAAAATCGCCGCCTGCCGCCGTCATCTCGGTGCCGCCGACCAGGATCGATGCAGGGGTAATCCGGCAAATATGGCAATGCCAAGGGCATCGGCATAACCCCAAATCAGCGTGTTATAGAGTCCGCCGATCCAAAAAATACCGAGATAGGTCAGTACAAACCAGCCCTGTGGATTGGACCGCCCTCGCCAGGCCTCCCCACTCAGGCGCAGCAGGAACCACAGCAGCAGCAGAAGACCAGGCAGTCCCAGAACCGCAGCCTCGCTCAGGTAACTGTTGGCCGCAGAGTCGTTGCGCGTTCCCGGGGTAGCCGTGACTTCCCGCGCGCGCTGCAGCGCTTCCATGGCCGGCGCAAAATCGCCCGTTCCCACACCGAACAGCGGATGCTGCCAGAACATCTCGGCCCCGGCCCACATCGTGGCGAGGTGAATGCCCCAGCTGGTATCGGTGCTGGCTGGGTGCGCGGCGAACTGCTGCAGATTCTGATAACCAAGTTCCAGACGCGCCTGAATGAAGGGCGACAGCGTCATGAGCGCCAGCACCGCGGCAATACCACCCATGGCCCAGTAGCGCCAGGCACCGCGGTAAAGCAAAAAGACGGCCACGGGGGTGAGGAGGATGAAGAGCAACTGACCACTGCGCCCCGGCGACAGCGCCAGCTCTCCGGCAAAGATGAGCAACAGCGGCAGATTGACGATGCGAGGAAGATTCCAGACCGCCTTGATATCCCACAAAAGCCAGAGAATGGCGTGGGTGAGCGCCATGGACCACCAGATGTGGTCGGACAAACCCACAAAAGGCATGCTCGGATCGTAGTGCCAGTGCAGAATGTGCTCGGTGATGAGGATGGCCAATAGGGCATTGACCGTCATACCGGCCAAAAAGAGGCGCAGGAATATCCGAAGATCGCGTTCTTCCCAGGCCAGGCTTGCGCCCATGAAGGCATAGATACCGTAAGCCGCCGTCGTTGCCACCTTGAAGCCGTCGTGCAGGTCCGAGGTCCACAGCAGCCCGGCGAAAGTCCACAGCATCATCAGCAGCAATGGCAGCCACCAGGGACGCTCACGCACTCGCCGCCAGTGACGCCAGCCGCCACTGAAAAGGTAGAACAGCAGGAAAAGCCCCGCCGCTATCCCGGCGCCCGCCGTGCTGAGCGGAAAAAAGAATACCGGAAGCCCGTAGAGCCAGATCAGCGAACGCTCAAGAGTGGTTTTTGGTGGCACGATGGTTCTGCTCCCATAGCTGACAGAGCTCTGTAAACACCTCGGAAGACGACGCCCCGACCAGGATGCGCACGTGCTTATGGTGATGGTAATGCTCGGGATTGGCAAAATTGAAATAGACGAGCGTCGGCCGTCCCAGGGCGACGGCCATATGGTAAGGACCGGAGTCGCTGGAGAGCACCAGATCGGCGCGCTGCAAGACTCCCGTGAGTTCCGTCAGCGTCGTTTTACCGGCAAGGTCTTGGATGTGCTCCGTGCTCCCGGACTGCGCCGCAAAAAGGCGGACGAAATCGGCATTGATGGGCGCTTCCTCGGCGGCGCCCAACAAGAGTAGCAGGTGCGGCTGCCGTTGGTGGAATTCCCCGAGTGCCGTCGCCAAGATCTCCAGCGCCGGTCTTTTCTGTGCCGCCCCGGCAGTGCCACAACCGATATTGAGGGCGATCACGCTGCCCGCCCGCGGGTTGTCGCGGTTCCATTGGATCCTCCAGGCGCGGCCCGCCGGCGTTTCCTGCAGGACGATACCCTGCCCGCGGCGCGCCAGGCCAATGGCCGCCAGAGCCGCGAAATCCCGTTCCGTATAGTCCATGGGCCAGGCAAGGGAACGCTCGCGAGCGTAGCGGCGTAGAGACGGGCCAGCGTAGTCGTAGAGCCAGCCGCGGCCCGGTACTTCCGCAACTCCTACCGCCGGTGCACCACAGTGCCTTCGCCACCAGCGGGCAACGATGCTGGTCTCAATACCGTGGGGCTCATGATCGATGATGAGATCCGGCCGTATCTTCAACGATAACGCATGCAGTTGGCGGAAGATCTGCCGCCAGGCACGGGGACCCACGCCACGCAAGGATCCCCAGCGCCCCTCCCGCAGGGGTATGAAGTGTGCGCTACTGAGCAGGTGGTGCGCGGCGATGAGTTCCTCGCTGGGGTAGCCAGGCCAGCGGTTGAGAAAAAGTAGGTGCAGCTCGGCCTCTGGCCAGCGCTCCTTGAGCACGGCCCAGGCAGCGGAACTGCGCAGGATATCACCGATTCCGGCACTGTGCGCCTTTATGAGCAGGATGTGCTGCGGCCGTTGCGGAAGGGGGCGTGCCACCTCAGTACCACCGCAGCTGTTCCAAGAAACCCGCTGCTACCCGCTCGGCCGCAAACTGCGCAGCAAAGTCGGGCCCCAGCATGCCCGTCCGGTGTCGCGCATCGGCGTCTCGGGCCCACTCGGCAATTGCCCTGCGCCAGGCCTGAAAATCGCCGGGAGGCAATATCCGCCCACTCCTGCCGACACCCACGGCTTCGGGGATGCCCCCCATGGCGGCGCCGAGGACCGGCAGCCCAGCTGCCTGGGCCTCCACCAGCACACGCCCAAAGGTGTCAGGCTCGATGGAAGGCAAGGCCAGGATATCCATGGCTGAGTACCAGGGAGCCACGGCATCCTGCCAACCCAGCGGATGCTGCCAATCCTTGCCAACCAGCCGCGCCCGGAGTTCGGCTTCATGGCTGCCACCGCCCAGCCAAAGACCATGCACGCGCTCATCCTCGGCGTGGACCGCATCCACGGCATCGGCCAGGAGAAACACCCCTTTGCCCCGGTGCCAGGCACCCACGAAACCCACGAGGACATCGCCATCGTTCACCCCAAGGCGCGCGCGCAAGCTGGCGCGT from Acidithiobacillus caldus ATCC 51756 carries:
- a CDS encoding pyridoxal phosphate-dependent aminotransferase; the encoded protein is MSVDALDDFDRIWDRHGTGSLKWDGAKARFGAEVLPMWVADMDLPTAPVVLEALRRRLQHPILGYPWLDHEYRMAACQWMAQRHGWGPEVGHTQVASGVVPALFAAVRALTAPGDTVLTLTPVYPPFLQAVRSNGRALRTLTLECDAEGVYRIPWEQLDDALAGTRLLLLCSPHNPVGRVWTSEELSRLVALCRGHGVRVVSDEIHADLSELPHTPLSALMPEAVLLSAPGKAFNMAGLGGAVIACGDAEAYRLLREELERSQCQHATTPGLVAGIAAWRDGAQWLDRVRAYLRGNALALAQRIARDMPALAFRPPEFGYLAWLDLRRCGQDDQRIDAVLREVGLGLNAGADFGPGGAGFRRLNFGCPRPLLEAGLDRLQRALAHLSPPA
- a CDS encoding 3-deoxy-D-manno-octulosonic acid transferase, producing the protein MMARLYWLLTILLTPLVWLYTLWKLWRRPAYRDRWRERFGWIPRRSGRRPIWVHAVSVGESMAALPLLRALRERYPEQPLVVTSTTPTGAATIRRHLGREVTNFYLPYDLPGAVGRFLRRQDPCAGIFLETEIWPNLYRVARRRQIPMALLNARLSASSQRGYGRFRGLFAPLLRDLPIAAQTDRDAAAFARLGAERVAVLGQIKTDLPDPQAARAAGQAWHLQLGGRPLWVFASTHVGEEALALGVLKELWADFPDLLLVLIPRHPERGDAVCAEIRAAGCPCRRRSRAETPQVGERAIFLIDTLGEVLDFYAAADVVTIGGSFVAVGGHNPIEAAILGRAPIFGPHMDNFAAVAEALVAARAAFPVAGAQDLRTQIAALLREPQLRAEAGERAASWLRSQRGALATTLEWLAREQVLPVPAAIRPAATGGPMPAADGRDRPPEAGADSQN
- a CDS encoding tyrosine-protein phosphatase; protein product: MPPPPPILLSAKERQQYRRHQFWNDHGVFRELLYVNFHEVGMGAYRSAQPAPYQLRRWHRRYGLRAVLNLRAPAAHEPQFQLEQEVCDALGMEHVLLHGIGSRDLPRREQFLEAIETLERLPRPFLMHCKSGADRAGFMSVLYSHLQLGQSLEEASAQLRIWPYGHIRHANTGILDWFFTVARRQALQDAHFDLRRWIAEDYDREAILASFRPWYRLDWLTDRLLRRE
- the waaC gene encoding lipopolysaccharide heptosyltransferase I is translated as MKLLLVKTSSLGDVLHTLPAVTDLSLAHPDWELHWLLEPAYAPIAALHPFVRRVWPFSLRDLKRHWWRAPQAIQALRRELRRQGYAGVLDSQGLVKSALLARLPGVPVFGLDRHSAREPLACRAYHRTATVSWDLPATERNRYLFADLLGYAKPQGRPEARLRVPPASRERALVEACRPFVWGFHGSARANKLWPQEHWAALAGSLASRGLNLLMPAGNVAERDRVTALSHRCANVRLLPALAVADILALLPLGRAFVGVDTGFSYLASAVDLRGVTLYGPTADEQSPYAPRQLVLHSPRSCAPSCSRLRCALPAPYAACMSAIAPESVLAALTPLLED
- a CDS encoding glycosyltransferase family 2 protein; the protein is MNKVKLSAVYITKDAGAYFRASLASVVDLVEDIVVVDSGSRDDTLTLAEAAGARIYQRPWPGFGAQRQYAVEQAKTDWVLVIDGDEVLRPEGGARIRALLERPLDAAAYALRRRSYIGRRAIRHGDWGEDWVLRLLDRRRGHYDAGDLVHESWRCAAPGQRLPGLHLDHYTFASYADMLTKLARYGRLNAEQLYRRGRPIGSRMAMNHAVAAFLRSYVLRLGFLDGVDGAAIAWTTALGSFMKYAIAYEMQREQP
- a CDS encoding glycosyltransferase family 2 protein, with the translated sequence MTAAGGDFGVIVVNYNGAGVLGAALRSCLAQGVAAASCVVVDNGSRDASRALVREEFPGVVWLGNPCNAGFARAVNQGLRRVRERHVLILNNDAELLPGALSALSACFTAHPQAAVIAPRLVDAAGKPQNVAAPWPRWWREILPRSLLKRLAPGHFGGRLAQVREDRSVASVIGAAMALRRSALEAIGPLDEDFFFYLEETEWCERAWRRGWQVWFCPGASVRHHLGATAKRFEAAARIEFHRSRLTYARKVEGFGAWVFLGLWLPLRTAVDWLAQGILMLASLGTLHSARQRFRVYGRLLAWHLRGRPTHLGLPDKCPRLAA
- a CDS encoding O-antigen ligase family protein, yielding MPPKTTLERSLIWLYGLPVFFFPLSTAGAGIAAGLFLLFYLFSGGWRHWRRVRERPWWLPLLLMMLWTFAGLLWTSDLHDGFKVATTAAYGIYAFMGASLAWEERDLRIFLRLFLAGMTVNALLAILITEHILHWHYDPSMPFVGLSDHIWWSMALTHAILWLLWDIKAVWNLPRIVNLPLLLIFAGELALSPGRSGQLLFILLTPVAVFLLYRGAWRYWAMGGIAAVLALMTLSPFIQARLELGYQNLQQFAAHPASTDTSWGIHLATMWAGAEMFWQHPLFGVGTGDFAPAMEALQRAREVTATPGTRNDSAANSYLSEAAVLGLPGLLLLLWFLLRLSGEAWRGRSNPQGWFVLTYLGIFWIGGLYNTLIWGYADALGIAIFAGLPLHRSWSAAPR
- a CDS encoding glycosyltransferase family 9 protein, with amino-acid sequence MARPLPQRPQHILLIKAHSAGIGDILRSSAAWAVLKERWPEAELHLLFLNRWPGYPSEELIAAHHLLSSAHFIPLREGRWGSLRGVGPRAWRQIFRQLHALSLKIRPDLIIDHEPHGIETSIVARWWRRHCGAPAVGVAEVPGRGWLYDYAGPSLRRYARERSLAWPMDYTERDFAALAAIGLARRGQGIVLQETPAGRAWRIQWNRDNPRAGSVIALNIGCGTAGAAQKRPALEILATALGEFHQRQPHLLLLLGAAEEAPINADFVRLFAAQSGSTEHIQDLAGKTTLTELTGVLQRADLVLSSDSGPYHMAVALGRPTLVYFNFANPEHYHHHKHVRILVGASSSEVFTELCQLWEQNHRATKNHS
- a CDS encoding glycosyltransferase family 4 protein → MSPSGRGNGPLLWVGTNPGGGGTETHMITFLEALAGLGVEVHALVHPRGQVAAALRDSAVVLHFGYFHNSADPKGVLPLLRALRHLRPRQLVGSFSKEYWPLALAARARGVPLALFRHMDLRLRASTRWLLARWPLRLFAVSHYLQERLRAQGLPAARVEYCPNPLPLSQFRHDPVARASLRARLGVNDGDVLVGFVGAWHRGKGVFLLADAVDAVHAEDERVHGLWLGGGSHEAELRARLVGKDWQHPLGWQDAVAPWYSAMDILALPSIEPDTFGRVLVEAQAAGLPVLGAAMGGIPEAVGVGRSGRILPPGDFQAWRRAIAEWARDADARHRTGMLGPDFAAQFAAERVAAGFLEQLRWY